A window of the Phaseolus vulgaris cultivar G19833 chromosome 5, P. vulgaris v2.0, whole genome shotgun sequence genome harbors these coding sequences:
- the LOC137834176 gene encoding uncharacterized protein — MAESKLEQERMQADLEASHARNKELQRVNEELRQGLRNIPGQREPDEMERPTPPREFTTPFSQEILDAAIPNTFAGPKVIFTGMEDPEAHLTAFHTQMVLVAGSDAARCKLFLSTLTGMAMDWFVSLPNGHITSFRQLSQLFREQYQANNAPPPVSYDIFDVKQYQGESLKEYINRFGAQVVKTGTSEEPMIVYAFRKGMSPSPFCKSIIRNRPRTFAEIRRRAVEHITSEGEVCEKRSSVVPSRPRVQTQSQPVRVNETTTGSKKPEGRRPYETRNPQPRPRGPAGGDRPVRERARPARYNFAVELKDLIAVPNIAERLRRPAKKDKVLGPRKDSWCEFHEAFGHHIDNCLSLGYQLEELVRSGFLKDYVTEPAETPTLPAPTEEQAHEMPVLGEVHTIARGFSEGGPTASQRKKYARGVNSVEENISGEPWESDLVFTRGDLRDVVPHDNDPVVILVVTAGRKVHRVLVDQGSSADVMFLSTFNKLRLSLDLLRPYTGCLYGFADNQVEVRGYLELRTTFTDGEASRTESIRYLVVNAHSAYNILLGRPALNRQNAVSSTRHMKMKLPDLSGKVIVIKSNQKEARKCYENSLKSRKSMFMVFEHPPSVDVTMIEATPSGSTPVEATPVRAMPEEDTLMGEDPDHTAPAVEATPIQDNSRDQQATNVVDRNIGGKTFKLGRLLSQEEQEAVAEVISRHLDAFAWSASDMPGIDPDFLCHHLSMDATVRPVRQRRRKFHEERQLVVREETQKLLKAGHVREIQYPEWLANVVLVKKANGKWRMCVDFTDLNKACPKDSYPLPSIDALVDSVSGCKVLSFLDAFSGYNQIKMHPRDESKTAFMTETSSYCYKDQSQKPIYFVSKALQGAETIYQALEKAALAVVFSVRRLRHYFHSFTVIVMTNLPIQKVLQKPNVAGRMVRWAVELSEFDIQYEPRGSIKGQALRFAFKASNNQAEYEALIAGMLLAKEMGARNLLVKSDSQLVTGQVLGEFQGKDPQMAAYLRYVESLKGAFSALELVHVPREQNARADLLAKLASSGKGGRQKTVIQETLKVPRKFIEDNRVDVLHISTTRGRPRSHRSLTQDTLKAPHITVYTDTPEGGRRAQIHVLAEGDTWMTPYWRYLADGVLPVEPEEGKKVKRNAARYTMVDGVLFRHGFTHPILTCVSGDEYTRIMAELHEGICGSHVGGRSLASKVVRAGFYWPTVKEDCVRHAQRCKQCQKHAEWHKELRSIYSPWPFHTWGIDILGPFPLAIRQMKYLIVAIEYFTKWIEAEPVAQITAHKVQHFVWKNIVCRFGVPKRLISDNGTQFASQQLRNLCAEVGIKHVFASVEHPQTNGQREPIHGGRHDIRTADLEEPTLPPREGALEGSQQNPTRNVAEGHPEVVPLTLHLEKVKKDLNRGRTPQKPEQYVKGLNKGPAVGVQLGWCSVYLRQKFPLEPGEGQTYANDLEHHLIEVKERNPVVGAFVPTHRLPQGAREHGDVIVMPPRESTVIIRARLSFVFPDGQGGKKAGALIQKLA; from the exons ATGGCGGAATCGAAGTTGGaacaggagcgcatgcaggcggaccTCGAAGCCTCGCATGCGAGGAACAAAGAGCTCCAGCGGGTGAATGAAGAGCTGCGCCAGGGTTTGAGGAACATCCCGGGGCAACGTGAACCAGATGAGATGGAACGTCCCACCCCGCCGAGGGAGTTcaccactcccttctcgcaggaaatcttagacgcagcgatccccaacacgttcgcggggcctaAGGTGATTTTCACCggaatggaggatcctgaggcgcacctcactgcgttccacacgcagatggtgttAGTAGCAGGTTCAGACGCTgcaagatgcaagctcttcTTGAGCACCTTAACTGGGATGGCGATGGATTGGTTTGTTAGCCTTCCtaacggccatatcacctccttccgGCAGTTGTCACAGCTGTTCAGAGAGCAATACCAAGCGAACAACGCCCCGCCGCCGGTTTCCTATGACATATTTGACGTGAAGCAATACCAAGGTGAGAGTTTGAAAgaatacatcaaccgcttcggggcccaaGTGGTGAAAACCGGTACTTCGGAAgagcccatgattgtgtatgcCTTCAGAAAGGGCATGAGTCCCAGCCCCTTTTGCAAGTCCATTATACGCAATCGCCCAAGGACTTTCGCCGAAATACGGCGTCGCGCGGTGGAGCACATCACTTCCGAGGGAGAAGTGTGTGAAAAACGCAGcagcgtcgtgccctcacgcccaagGGTACAAACGCAGAGTCAGCCCGttagggtcaacgagaccacgacgggaagtaaaaaaccagaggggagacgcccctacgagacCAGAAACCCCCAACCCCGgccccggggcccagcaggGGGCGATCGTCCTGTCAGGGAGAGGGCCAGACcagcgaggtacaacttcgcggtggagttgaaggaccttatagccgtgcctaatatagctgagaggttgaggcgaccggcgaagaaggacaaggtgttagggccacgAAAAGattcttggtgtgagttccacgaagctTTTGGTCATCACATCgacaactgcctgtcgttggggtATCAGTTAGAAGAACTTGTGAGAAgcggtttcctgaaggattatgtTACGGAACCCGCCGAGACACCCACCCTGCCGGCGCCCACAGAAGAACAGGCGCATGAGATGCCCGTGctcggcgaggtccataccatcGCCAGAGGATTCTCTGAGGgcggacccaccgcctcccaaaggaagaagtacgcgagggGGGTTAACTCAGTTGAAGAGAATATCTCGGGTGAGccatgggagtcagacctcgtgttcacaaggggggatctccgagacgttgtgccccacgacaacgaccccgtagTCATCTTAGTCGTCACAGCGGGTCGTAAGGTACACAGAGTCCTTGTCGACCAAGGGAGCtctgcagacgtcatgtttttgTCGACGTTCAACAAGTTGCGTTTGTCCCTTGATCTTCTAAGGCCCTACACAGgctgcctatatgggttcgcagACAACCAAGTGGAGGTCCGAGGCTACTTGGAATTAAGGACGACATTCACAGATGGAGAAGCCTCGCGCACTGAAAGCATACGATACTTGGTCGTAAACGCCCAttccgcctacaacatcttgttagGGAGACCGGCGCTGAATAGGCAAAACGCAGTATCCTCCACgcgtcatatgaagatgaagctacccgACCTCAGCGGCAAGGTAATAGTTATCAAGTCAAATCAGAAGGAAGCGCggaagtgctatgaaaacagcctaaAATCGAGGAAAAGCAtgttcatggtgtttgagcATCCGCCAAGTGTCGACGTGACAATGATAGAGGCGACGCCCTCCGGGTCAACGCCTGTGGAGGCCACGCCCgtgagggcgatgcccgaagaaGACACCCTCATGGGGGAGGATCCCGACCACACGGCGCCAGCGGTAGAGGCGACGCCCATTCAGGATAATAGCAGGGACCAACAAGCGACTAACGTGGTGGATAGGAACATTGGCGGCAAGACGTTTAAACTAGGGCGTCTGCTGAGCCAAGAAGAGCAGGAGGCGGTGGCAGAGGTGATCTCACGCCATTTGGACGCCTTcgcgtggtctgcctcggacatgcccggcatcgaccccgatttcttatgtcatcacctcagcatggacgccacggttcgccccgtgcgccaaaggaGGAGAAAATTCCATGAGgagaggcagctggtggtacgcgaagaaacgcagaagctgctgaagGCTGGCCAcgtcagggaaatccaataccccgagtggctagccaacgtcgttctagtaaagaaggcgaatgggaagtggaggatgtgcgtggacttcactgacctaaacaaggcgtgcccgaaggattcgtacccgctgcccagcattgacGCGTTGGTAGATAGCGTCTCCGGCtgcaaggtgctaagtttcctggatgcgttctcggggtacaaccaaattaaaatgcacccgAGGGATGAAAGCAAAACCGCATTCATGACGGAAACtagcagttactgttacaag GACCAaagtcaaaagcccatctatttcgtgagcaaggcgtTACAAGGCGCTGAGACAAtataccaggcgctggagaaggcagcgttagcagtggtgttctcagtcaggaggctccgtcattacttccacagctttacggtgatagtgatgaccaacctccctatacagaaggtgctgcaaaAGCCTAACgtggcgggaaggatggtgcgctgggcagtggaacttTCAGAATTCgatatccagtatgagcctagagggtccatcaaagggcag gccctgcgcttcgctttcaaagccagtaataatcaggctgagtatgaagccctgattgcaggaatgctcttagCCAAGGAAATGGGCGCGCGGAACCTATTAGTGAAGAGTGACTCCCAACTGGTTACGGGGCAAGTGTTGGGTGAGTTCCAGGGaaaagacccgcagatggcggcaTATTTAAGGTACGTCGAATCGCTAAAGGGAGCCTTTAGTGCtcttgagctggtgcatgtcccaagggagcagaatgccagagccgacctgctcgccaagctggccagctcaggcaaggggggcaggcagaagactgtaatccaagagacgcttaAGGTTCCGAGGAAATTCATAgaggataacagggtggatgtcctccatatAAGCACCACGAGaggaaggccaaggagtcatcgctccTTGACTCAAGATACGTTGAAGGCGCCTCACATTACCGTATACACGGACACGCCCGAAGGAGGGAGGCGAGCGCAGATACATGttttagccgaaggagacacctggatgacgccatactgGAGGTACCTAGCGGATGGGgttctcccagtggagcctgaagaaggtAAGAAGGTTAAGAGAAATGCTGCAAGGTACACCATGGTAGACGGAGTGTTATttaggcacggtttcactcaccctatcttaacatgcgtaagcggcgacgagtataccagaataatggcggagctccacgaaggcatttgtgggagccatGTAGGCGGAAGGTCCTTAGCTTCTAAGGTAGTGCGCGCGGGTTTttattggccaacagtaaaggaagattgcgtgcgacacgcccagcgttgtaagcaatgccaaaaacACGCAGAGTGGCACAAGGAGCTGCGATCaatatacagcccatggcctttccatacctgggggatcgacatcctaggtccgtttccgctggcgataaggcagatgaagtacctgatCGTTGCCAtagagtacttcaccaagtggatagaggcggagcccgtggcccagatcactgcgcacaaagtccaacactttgtgtggaagaatattgtgtgccgtttcGGCGTACCTAAgcggctgatatccgataacggaacccagttcgccagtcagcagttgagaaacctgtgtgctgaggtaggcatcaagcacgtgttcgcatcagttgaacacccccaaactaatgggcag cgggaACCCATCCATGGCGGAAGGCACGATATCAgaacagcagatcttgaagaacctacccttccacccCGTGAAGGAGCTTTGGAAGGGAGTCAGCAGAACCCTACCAGGAACGttgctgagggtcacccagaggttgttcctttgacgcttcacctcgaaaaagtgaagaaagatctCAACCGAGGGCGCACACCCCAAAAACCCGAACAGTACGTCAAAGGCCTtaacaaaggcccagctgttggggtacaGTTGGGCTGGTGCAGCGTTTATCTCCGTCAGAAGTTCCCTCTtgaacctggagaagggcagacGTACGCCAACGATTTGGAacaccacctgatagaagtaaaagaaaggaATCCCGTTGTTGGCGCGTTCGTCCCCACACACCGGCTCCCCCAgggtgcaagggagcacggtgatgtcatcgtcatgcctcctcgcgaaagCACGGTGATTATAAGAGCACGACTCTCCTTTGTGTTTCCTGATGGCCAGGGTGGAAAGAAGGCAGGAGCACTCATCCAGAAGCTCGCTTGA